The Alistipes finegoldii DSM 17242 DNA segment CAAAATTATTCACAACTTTGTCACATCAAAAACAGTGCAACCCTTATCATGTTAAACAACGCGCAAACATATAGCGATATGTGGCAGAACTGCCTTGACCGAATCAAGGCCCAGACCTCCGAAGAGGAGTTCGTGAAATGGTTCCAGCCGATCGTACCGCTCGAATTCGACGGCACGAACCTTCGCCTGCGCGTTCCCAACGAGAGCTACGTCCACCAGATCGAGAAGAACTACATTCCGTTCCTGCGCCCGATCATCTCGCAGCTCTACGGCCAGCAGACCCGGCTGCACTACGCCGTGCCCCGTTCGGCCGCTCAGGCCGTACCCGTCACCGCCGACGCCGACACCACGGCCATCTCGCGTTTCAACACGCAGACCAATACCGCAAATATAAAGAATCCCTTCGTAATTCCGGGACTCAAGAAGATAATTATCGACCCGCAGCTCAATCCGGGTCTGACGTTCGCGACCTTTATCGAAGGCGAATGTAACCGGCTGGCGCGCTCGGCGGGCATGTCCGTGGCCGTGAATCCGGGCAACAACCCCTTCAACCCCTTATATATATACGGGAACTCAGGATTGGGCAAAACCCACATCGTGCAGGCCATCGGCCACGAGGTGCGGCAGCGCCATCCCGAACTGCAGGTGCTGTACGTCTCGATGAACAAGTTTCAGGCGCAGTTCCAGACGGCCTACAAGAACGGCGAAATCCCCGATTTCATCCACTTCTACCAGATGATCGACGTGCTGATCATCGACGACATTCAGGAGCTGACGGGCAAGACGGGTACGCAGAACGCGTTCTTCAACATCTTCAACCATCTCCAGCTGGCGGGCAAGCAGCTGATCCTCACTTCGGACAAGCCGCCCGTGGAGCTGAAGGACATCGAACAGCGGCTGCTGACGCGTTTCAAATGGGGACTCTCGGCCCAGCTCAATACGCCGGACCACGAAACGAAACTCAAAATCATCCGCGTAAAGGCCCAGAAACTCGGCGCCCAGATTTCGGACGACGTGGTGGCCTATCTGGCCGACAACATCTCGGCCAACGTGCGCGAAATCGAAGGCGCGCTCTCGTCGCTGGTCGCCAACGCCTCGTTCCTCGGCCGCAAGATCACCACGTCGCTGGCAAAGGAGATACTGAAGGTATACGTGCAGCTCTACCAGAAGGAGATCACCATCGACCACATCATCAAGGTCGTATGCGAGTACCTGAACCTCGATTTCGAACGCTTCAACTCGACGGAGCGCACGCGTGAGATCGCGCAGGCGCGGCAGATCGCCATGTACCTCTCCAAGCAGCACACCAAAGCACCGCTCACGACCATCGGTTCGGCCATCGGAGGGCGCAACCACGCTACGGTGCTCCACTCGTGCAAAGCCGTGTCGAACCTCATCGAAACCGACAAGGCATTCCGCCGCCAAGTCGAAGAGATCGAAAAGAAAGTACTCGCACAATAGTGCAGCACATACCGTAACACCCAAACAGAGGGCCGTGACAGGATATGTCACGGCTTTTTTATATCTTTGCGGCATGAGAAAAGTCTATCACTTCAAAATGCTCCGGACGGCGGCCCTGATACTTATAGGCGCCCCTGCATTCGGAGCGGCCGGCTTGCTGCTCATCCGCCTGCATCCCGGCAACCTGCCCGTAAGGATCGTAGGCTATGCCGGCATACTCTTTTTCGGAGGTTGTTTCGCTGCCGGACTGCTCGTCCTCCGACGGTTGGCACGCAACAGCGAAGCGCTGACACTCACACCCGAAAAACTCACGGTCCGCCAACCGAACGGCAGAGAGTACGCGCTGAAATGGAACGAAATCCGATCCTTCCGTGAAGCAGACATCAACGGACAACCCTTTATCGCAGTCATCACCTCCGAACCGCAAAAGCCGGCCGTGCAGAGCCACAACAGGCTTCGCCTATGGCTGAGAAGGCTCGACGAACGGCTCACGGGTTCGGCGATCAACATTTCACCCTCCTCCATCCATTGCAGGCGGGACGAATTATACGCAACGCTTTGCGAATACCTCGAAAAATACGGACGATAACTCATCATGGACCAATCCAAACTCGAACGCCTGCTGCGGCTGATGAAACTGCTGACGGCAAACACCACATACAACATCGACCAACTGGCCGAGCGGCTGCAGATGTCGCGCCGGACGGTTTACCGCTACATCGACACCTTCCGCGAAGCGGGATTCGTCATCAAGAAGAGCGGCAACTGCATCCGTCTCGACAAGGAATCGCCCCATTTCCGCGACATCTCTCAGCTCGTCCACTTCACCGAGGAGGAGGCGGTGATACTCAAAAGCGCCATCGAGAACATTGACGACACGAACATGCTCAAACAGAACCTCAAGCGCAAACTCTACTCGGTATACGACAATAAAACGCTGGCGGACACGGTCGTACGGGGCAAGAACTCTCCGAATATCCGCACGCTCATCGAAGCCATCGACGAGCATCGGCAGGTGATCCTGCACGGCTACCAGTCGGCGCACGGCGGCGAAGTCCGCGACCGCAGGGTAGAGCCGTTCGCCTTTACGACCAATTACGTGCAGGTGTGGTGCTACGATCCCGAAGCGCATGCCTGCAAGCTCTTCAAAACCTCGCGCATCGGCTCCGCCGAGCTGACCGAAGCCCCGTGGGAACACGAACCGGAACACTGCGAAGGTTTCATCGACGCCTTCCGCATGCACGGCGGCGCACGCCGCCGCGTACGGCTGGAGCTGGGACTGCTGGCCTACAACCTGCTCTGCGAGGAGTACCCGCTGGCCGAGCGCGACGTCCGGCCGCTGGGCAGGGGACGCTGGCTGCTGGACACCGAAGTGGCGGGATTCGCCGGGGTAGGCCGCTTCGTGGTAGGGCTGCTGGACGACATCCGCATCGTCGATTCGCCCGAACTTACCACATATATACACAATTATATCAGAGCGAATATTTCCTGAGCCGCGTTTTTTCGCTACATTTGCTCTTGCACGAATACTAAAATACCAACACCTATGAAAACAGGCAGTATATTGACGGGAGCATTGTGTATGGCACTTGCCGCAGGCTCCTGCTGCCGGCAGACGCCGGCGGCGGAAACGGCGGGGAAGCAACTGACAACCGCGGAAACGATCGTATTCAAGGACTACGGAGCCGAACCGACCGTGCTCGACATCGAAAGCTACACGC contains these protein-coding regions:
- the dnaA gene encoding chromosomal replication initiator protein DnaA; protein product: MLNNAQTYSDMWQNCLDRIKAQTSEEEFVKWFQPIVPLEFDGTNLRLRVPNESYVHQIEKNYIPFLRPIISQLYGQQTRLHYAVPRSAAQAVPVTADADTTAISRFNTQTNTANIKNPFVIPGLKKIIIDPQLNPGLTFATFIEGECNRLARSAGMSVAVNPGNNPFNPLYIYGNSGLGKTHIVQAIGHEVRQRHPELQVLYVSMNKFQAQFQTAYKNGEIPDFIHFYQMIDVLIIDDIQELTGKTGTQNAFFNIFNHLQLAGKQLILTSDKPPVELKDIEQRLLTRFKWGLSAQLNTPDHETKLKIIRVKAQKLGAQISDDVVAYLADNISANVREIEGALSSLVANASFLGRKITTSLAKEILKVYVQLYQKEITIDHIIKVVCEYLNLDFERFNSTERTREIAQARQIAMYLSKQHTKAPLTTIGSAIGGRNHATVLHSCKAVSNLIETDKAFRRQVEEIEKKVLAQ
- a CDS encoding STM3941 family protein, with product MRKVYHFKMLRTAALILIGAPAFGAAGLLLIRLHPGNLPVRIVGYAGILFFGGCFAAGLLVLRRLARNSEALTLTPEKLTVRQPNGREYALKWNEIRSFREADINGQPFIAVITSEPQKPAVQSHNRLRLWLRRLDERLTGSAINISPSSIHCRRDELYATLCEYLEKYGR
- a CDS encoding helix-turn-helix transcriptional regulator, with the protein product MDQSKLERLLRLMKLLTANTTYNIDQLAERLQMSRRTVYRYIDTFREAGFVIKKSGNCIRLDKESPHFRDISQLVHFTEEEAVILKSAIENIDDTNMLKQNLKRKLYSVYDNKTLADTVVRGKNSPNIRTLIEAIDEHRQVILHGYQSAHGGEVRDRRVEPFAFTTNYVQVWCYDPEAHACKLFKTSRIGSAELTEAPWEHEPEHCEGFIDAFRMHGGARRRVRLELGLLAYNLLCEEYPLAERDVRPLGRGRWLLDTEVAGFAGVGRFVVGLLDDIRIVDSPELTTYIHNYIRANIS